Proteins co-encoded in one Verrucomicrobiota bacterium JB022 genomic window:
- a CDS encoding alpha/beta hydrolase, with protein sequence MNKVYFPNTNGLDITLAGLINFPENFDATKRYPAIVVSHPGGGVKEQTAGTYAKKLAEHGFVAIAYDASYQGESTGNPRQLENPHVRTEDVSAVIDYLTTLDYVDNDRIGAMGICAGAGYTANAAINDRRIKAVGTVSMVNIGQMFRNGWDNNVKDSDAIPYLEAGSGARTADATGAEPATMPMAPMKEEDAPNEELRQAWEY encoded by the coding sequence ATGAACAAAGTCTACTTTCCTAATACCAACGGTCTGGACATTACACTCGCTGGGCTGATCAACTTCCCAGAAAATTTTGATGCGACCAAGCGTTACCCGGCGATTGTGGTGTCGCACCCGGGTGGTGGTGTGAAAGAACAAACCGCAGGTACATACGCAAAAAAACTTGCAGAGCACGGGTTTGTTGCCATTGCTTATGATGCGTCTTATCAAGGTGAAAGTACCGGTAATCCGCGCCAATTGGAAAACCCACACGTACGTACGGAAGATGTAAGTGCCGTGATTGACTACCTCACCACGCTGGATTACGTCGACAACGATCGCATTGGTGCGATGGGGATCTGTGCGGGTGCGGGTTATACCGCCAATGCCGCCATTAATGATCGTCGCATCAAAGCTGTGGGAACGGTCAGCATGGTGAACATCGGCCAAATGTTCCGCAACGGTTGGGACAACAACGTCAAAGACAGCGATGCGATTCCTTACCTTGAAGCCGGTTCTGGTGCGCGCACTGCCGATGCCACTGGCGCGGAGCCTGCAACCATGCCAATGGCTCCGATGAAGGAAGAAGATGCACCAAATGAAGAGCTGCGTCAGGCTTGGGAGTATTA
- a CDS encoding NADH-dependent flavin oxidoreductase encodes MKDPLFQPFTFKNGVTLRNRVVMAPMTTWSSNADETISDEELRYYRARAQGVGLLLTGCSHVQPSGIGFTDEFAAYDDRFIPSLTKLADAAKSGGAVAVLQLFHAGNKAVPDLIPNGELVSASAMAAPKGPFNDGKLASRELTEAEIFELIHDFGQATRRAIEAGFDGIELHGAHGFLIQNFLSPLFNQRQDQWGGSLENRMRFPLEVVREVRRVIDEHASRPFLLGYRISPEEPGEGALRIDDALALAETLAQAGDIDYLHTSLYNILAGQSQDDTSGKTTAQRFIDRVADRVPLMAAGEVRTPNQARHVLETGMPLVVVGRSLVMNPTWVEMAQDGRDQEIRAALDLSHSADDLQVPTKLWNIIKSTPGWFPVQS; translated from the coding sequence ATGAAAGATCCATTATTCCAACCATTTACATTTAAAAATGGTGTGACATTACGCAACCGAGTTGTCATGGCTCCGATGACCACATGGTCGTCCAACGCGGATGAAACCATTTCTGACGAAGAACTCCGTTACTACCGTGCGCGTGCACAAGGGGTGGGTTTACTGTTGACCGGATGCAGCCACGTTCAGCCGAGCGGGATTGGATTTACGGATGAGTTTGCAGCATATGACGATCGCTTTATTCCCAGCTTAACGAAGCTTGCGGATGCAGCCAAAAGTGGCGGCGCAGTCGCGGTGTTGCAACTGTTCCATGCCGGGAACAAAGCGGTTCCCGACCTGATTCCGAACGGTGAGTTGGTGAGTGCCAGTGCAATGGCCGCGCCGAAAGGGCCATTTAACGATGGCAAACTCGCAAGTCGTGAATTAACCGAAGCCGAAATCTTCGAGCTGATCCATGATTTTGGCCAAGCCACACGCCGAGCCATTGAAGCGGGATTTGATGGTATTGAATTGCACGGCGCGCATGGTTTCTTGATTCAGAATTTCCTATCGCCGCTCTTTAACCAACGTCAAGACCAATGGGGAGGCTCACTGGAAAACCGCATGCGCTTCCCGTTGGAAGTCGTGCGTGAAGTGCGCCGCGTGATCGATGAACACGCAAGCCGTCCTTTCTTGCTGGGGTATCGTATTTCGCCGGAAGAACCAGGAGAGGGCGCGTTACGCATTGATGACGCGCTGGCGCTGGCTGAAACCTTGGCGCAAGCGGGCGATATCGATTACTTGCATACGTCGCTGTACAACATCCTTGCGGGTCAATCTCAGGATGACACCAGTGGAAAAACCACGGCGCAACGCTTTATCGACCGTGTGGCTGATCGCGTGCCACTCATGGCCGCAGGAGAGGTGCGTACGCCGAATCAAGCGCGTCACGTGCTTGAAACAGGCATGCCGCTGGTGGTGGTCGGACGCAGTTTGGTGATGAATCCGACTTGGGTCGAAATGGCTCAAGATGGCCGCGACCAAGAGATTCGAGCTGCGTTGGATTTGTCTCACAGCGCCGATGATCTGCAAGTGCCGACCAAGTTATGGAACATCATCAAGTCCACTCCGGGATGGTTCCCTGTTCAGTCATAA
- a CDS encoding SDR family NAD(P)-dependent oxidoreductase, which produces MKDSLLRRIWFITGASRGIGAALVQEALAAGDSVVATARNPQKIRDTFDADPERLLALPLDVTRPEQAEVAVQAALRHFGRIDVLVNNAGFCLLGRFEEASSQQIEMQFATNVFGMANVLRAVLPVMRKQAQGRILNTSSIAGVKAVANATFYSASKYAVEGMTLALADEVAPLGIQVTAIEPGFFRTEFLNDRSAQYGETRIDDYQPYGHARELLAAADGQQQGDPAKLAEVIVRVVDLDKQPRQLLIGNDAIDFVMPSLEARIQETHQFASLTASTDY; this is translated from the coding sequence ATGAAAGACTCTCTCCTACGACGTATCTGGTTCATTACAGGGGCTTCGCGCGGGATCGGCGCCGCGCTGGTGCAGGAGGCTTTGGCGGCGGGTGACTCCGTGGTGGCAACGGCGCGCAACCCGCAAAAAATTCGCGACACCTTCGATGCCGACCCGGAGCGGCTCCTTGCCCTGCCGCTGGATGTGACCCGCCCGGAACAGGCCGAGGTGGCGGTGCAGGCGGCCTTGCGGCACTTTGGCCGCATCGACGTGCTGGTCAACAATGCCGGTTTTTGCTTGCTGGGGCGTTTTGAAGAAGCCTCGTCACAACAAATTGAAATGCAATTTGCGACCAATGTGTTTGGGATGGCGAATGTATTGCGTGCGGTGTTACCGGTCATGAGGAAGCAAGCACAGGGGCGCATTCTGAATACGTCTTCGATTGCGGGCGTGAAAGCCGTCGCCAATGCCACGTTTTATTCCGCGTCGAAATACGCCGTTGAAGGCATGACATTGGCGTTGGCCGATGAAGTTGCGCCGCTGGGCATTCAAGTGACGGCGATTGAACCGGGCTTTTTCCGCACTGAGTTCTTAAATGATCGCTCGGCGCAATATGGTGAAACTCGCATCGACGATTATCAGCCTTATGGTCATGCCCGTGAGCTGCTGGCTGCCGCCGATGGCCAACAACAAGGTGATCCGGCCAAATTGGCGGAAGTCATCGTTCGCGTGGTGGATTTAGACAAGCAGCCACGCCAATTGCTGATCGGCAATGATGCCATCGATTTCGTGATGCCGTCGTTAGAGGCGCGAATCCAAGAGACGCATCAGTTTGCCAGCTTGACGGCATCAACCGATTACTAA
- a CDS encoding AraC family transcriptional regulator has product MEQLVELRDLISRHCSGPAYKQHLPRLSMYRAEEPTRPTFGMFEPRLCVVAQGCKHVMLGDQIYEYNEANYLIASLDLPVAGCVCVASHEKPYLAMSIALDISTLTALISELPEPEDAPNLSGLSVTPIDADLLEPLIRLMRLLDRPSDIPFLAPLAEREILYRLLTGPQGMHLRQIALGEGRMARISRAIAWIREYYDRPLDIDRLTEVAHMSHSSFFRHFKAATSLSPLQFQKNIRLQEARRLMLGQQGDAANIGFRVGYESPSQFSREYSRMFGAPPARDAARLREALQELETPQAMAM; this is encoded by the coding sequence ATGGAACAACTCGTCGAGCTTCGTGATCTCATCAGCCGCCACTGCAGCGGCCCCGCCTACAAGCAACACCTGCCGCGCCTCTCGATGTACCGTGCCGAAGAGCCGACGCGGCCCACCTTCGGCATGTTCGAGCCGCGCCTCTGCGTGGTGGCCCAAGGCTGCAAGCACGTGATGCTGGGCGACCAGATCTACGAGTACAACGAGGCCAACTACCTCATCGCCTCGCTCGACCTGCCCGTGGCCGGCTGCGTCTGCGTCGCCAGCCACGAAAAGCCCTACCTGGCGATGAGCATCGCGCTCGATATCAGCACCCTCACGGCGCTCATCAGCGAGCTGCCGGAGCCGGAAGACGCGCCCAACCTCTCCGGCCTCTCCGTGACGCCCATCGATGCCGACTTGCTCGAACCGCTCATCCGCCTCATGCGCCTGCTCGATCGCCCAAGCGACATCCCCTTTCTGGCCCCGCTGGCCGAGCGCGAGATCCTTTACCGCCTCCTGACGGGCCCACAAGGCATGCACCTGCGCCAGATCGCGCTGGGCGAAGGCCGCATGGCCCGCATCAGCCGCGCCATCGCCTGGATCCGCGAATACTACGACCGGCCCCTCGATATCGACCGCCTGACCGAGGTGGCCCACATGAGCCATTCGTCGTTCTTCCGCCACTTCAAGGCCGCAACATCGCTCAGCCCGCTGCAGTTCCAGAAAAACATCCGCCTGCAGGAGGCCCGCCGCCTGATGCTGGGCCAGCAGGGCGACGCCGCCAACATCGGGTTCCGCGTCGGTTACGAAAGCCCCTCGCAATTCAGCCGCGAATACAGCCGCATGTTTGGTGCCCCGCCCGCCCGCGACGCCGCCCGCCTCCGCGAAGCCCTGCAAGAGCTCGAGACCCCGCAGGCCATGGCGATGTAA
- a CDS encoding 3-deoxy-D-arabino-heptulosonate 7-phosphate synthase: MILSKAPQLTDPQLLEVQRIVEEFGCHIQVIKGAHRHVYAIIGDERSETMVNRLLGLDFIERVDRIESVYKLMDRQSALASHKVRVGSVVLGEEPVVMAGHCTIDPKEPQLFLESAAAVKEAGAHVIRGGVWKPRTSPHSFQGAGESLEILLEARRQTGLPVIAEVMEERHLVMALEAGVDLLQIGTRNALNYSLLARIGMDTHAKGTPVLLKRGRHMGPIDEFISAAEYIVAGGNPNVIFCPRGTMPALDGYRNHPDESITPLLKEKSWAPVVVDPSHAVGRAKYVPAASLAAIAYGADGVIVETHLQPRKGIGDDPKQSITPDVLRQLIQDLRALWQIKSRWR, encoded by the coding sequence ATGATCCTTTCCAAAGCCCCGCAGTTGACCGATCCGCAGCTCCTCGAAGTCCAGCGCATCGTGGAGGAGTTTGGGTGCCACATCCAGGTGATCAAGGGTGCGCACCGCCACGTTTACGCGATCATTGGCGATGAACGCAGCGAGACGATGGTCAACCGCCTGTTGGGGCTGGACTTTATCGAGCGTGTGGACCGGATCGAATCGGTCTACAAGCTGATGGACCGCCAGAGCGCGCTCGCCAGCCACAAGGTGCGGGTTGGCTCGGTGGTGCTGGGCGAAGAGCCGGTCGTGATGGCGGGCCATTGCACGATCGACCCGAAGGAGCCGCAGCTGTTCCTCGAATCGGCGGCCGCAGTGAAAGAAGCGGGCGCCCACGTAATCCGCGGCGGTGTCTGGAAGCCGCGCACCTCGCCCCACTCGTTTCAGGGCGCGGGCGAAAGCCTCGAAATCCTGCTGGAAGCTCGGCGGCAGACAGGGCTGCCCGTAATTGCCGAGGTGATGGAAGAGCGGCACCTCGTGATGGCATTGGAGGCGGGCGTGGACCTGCTCCAGATCGGCACGCGCAATGCGCTCAACTATAGCCTGTTGGCCCGCATCGGCATGGACACGCACGCCAAGGGCACGCCGGTATTGCTCAAGCGTGGCCGCCACATGGGCCCGATCGACGAGTTTATCTCTGCCGCCGAATACATCGTGGCCGGCGGCAATCCCAACGTGATCTTTTGCCCGCGCGGCACCATGCCGGCGCTCGACGGCTACCGCAACCATCCGGACGAGTCGATCACGCCGCTGCTCAAGGAAAAGAGTTGGGCGCCCGTGGTGGTCGACCCATCGCACGCCGTCGGCCGGGCCAAATACGTGCCTGCCGCGAGCCTCGCCGCCATCGCCTACGGGGCCGACGGGGTGATTGTCGAGACCCACCTGCAGCCCCGCAAAGGCATCGGAGACGACCCGAAGCAGTCTATCACGCCCGATGTGCTGCGCCAGCTCATTCAGGATCTCCGCGCCCTCTGGCAGATCAAGAGCCGCTGGCGGTGA
- a CDS encoding RNA pseudouridine synthase: MSLADHLHPEVRLIREHAAGLLALEKPSGIRSHPNDGGVADEGALLTLPYDEAAEAYLDGGARYFLLNRLDAPTSGLILLATDAQVAAEVKARFAGRDVQKTYLAVVKGRLARPQERWSDKLLTQTRQGQLRTITSPRGEPALCEARQLKQSQTQPLLSLIELQPHTGRTHQLRVQCASRHLPIVGDATYGDFRYNREFAKKYGEKRLLLHAAAVKLEFKAGGKAHHFEAQCAMPTAMQVPFMK; this comes from the coding sequence ATGTCTCTGGCGGATCATTTACACCCGGAAGTGCGACTGATCCGGGAGCACGCGGCCGGCCTGCTGGCGCTGGAAAAGCCCTCCGGCATACGCTCTCACCCCAATGACGGCGGTGTGGCCGACGAGGGGGCCCTGCTTACCTTGCCCTACGATGAGGCCGCCGAGGCGTATCTGGACGGCGGCGCACGCTACTTTTTGCTCAACCGCCTCGATGCGCCCACCAGCGGCCTGATTTTGCTCGCGACCGATGCGCAGGTGGCGGCGGAGGTGAAGGCCCGCTTTGCCGGGCGCGATGTACAAAAAACCTACCTCGCGGTGGTCAAGGGGCGCCTCGCGCGCCCGCAGGAGCGCTGGAGCGACAAGCTGCTGACCCAGACGCGTCAAGGCCAGTTGCGCACCATCACGAGCCCACGGGGCGAGCCGGCGCTCTGCGAAGCCCGCCAGCTGAAGCAGAGCCAGACGCAGCCCCTGCTTTCATTGATCGAGCTGCAGCCACACACCGGGCGTACCCACCAGCTACGCGTGCAGTGCGCCAGCCGGCACTTGCCCATCGTGGGGGACGCGACTTATGGAGATTTTCGCTACAATCGGGAGTTTGCGAAAAAATACGGCGAAAAGCGCCTGTTACTCCATGCGGCTGCCGTCAAGCTGGAGTTCAAGGCGGGTGGAAAAGCGCATCATTTTGAGGCTCAATGCGCCATGCCCACCGCGATGCAGGTGCCTTTCATGAAATAA
- a CDS encoding MlaD family protein → MKQSLQYVRVGLFFVLGLILIFVTYSVIGNNQFGKKDGYLLVAQFNDLKTLTPGSDVRMAGVRIGEVAETKLVEGKAQAVLRIDSKFQIPSDSIASIGVASLLGQNYIAVNYGQSQSMVQDGARIETKNTADFNDIMNEVSQLSQKFNQIADSFSGFGEGDMGNLFTNLNDMVTENRAQLDTIVDRIDSITMKIDSGEGTLGKLINDDTAYTRAVETLDEIKLAATDARATLDEAQTIIADVKAGKGSIGRLLYDDTAARELEETIANFNEFSLKLNKGEGTLGKLVNDDELYVELRAMLQKAEQTLDTVGDAGPISAVGTAAGALF, encoded by the coding sequence ATGAAACAATCGCTGCAATACGTCCGCGTGGGCCTCTTCTTTGTGCTGGGGCTCATCCTCATTTTCGTGACCTACTCGGTCATCGGCAACAACCAGTTCGGCAAGAAGGACGGCTACCTCCTCGTCGCCCAGTTCAACGACCTCAAGACGCTGACCCCCGGCAGCGACGTCCGCATGGCGGGCGTGCGCATCGGTGAGGTGGCGGAGACGAAGCTGGTCGAAGGCAAGGCGCAGGCCGTGCTCCGGATCGACTCGAAGTTCCAGATCCCGAGCGACTCCATCGCCAGCATCGGCGTGGCCAGCCTGCTCGGGCAAAACTACATCGCCGTCAACTATGGCCAAAGCCAGTCGATGGTGCAGGATGGCGCCCGGATCGAGACGAAGAACACGGCCGACTTCAACGACATCATGAACGAAGTCAGCCAGCTCAGCCAGAAGTTCAACCAGATCGCCGACAGCTTTTCCGGCTTTGGCGAAGGCGACATGGGCAATCTCTTCACCAACCTCAACGACATGGTGACGGAGAACCGCGCCCAGCTCGACACCATCGTCGACCGCATCGACTCCATCACGATGAAGATCGACAGCGGCGAGGGCACGCTCGGCAAGCTGATCAATGACGACACCGCCTACACCCGCGCGGTCGAAACGCTCGACGAGATCAAGCTGGCCGCCACCGACGCCCGCGCCACCCTCGACGAGGCGCAGACGATCATTGCAGACGTGAAGGCGGGCAAGGGCTCCATCGGCCGCCTGCTCTACGATGACACGGCCGCTCGCGAGCTGGAGGAAACGATCGCCAACTTCAACGAGTTTTCCCTCAAGCTGAACAAGGGCGAGGGCACGCTTGGAAAGCTCGTCAACGACGACGAACTCTACGTGGAGCTGCGCGCAATGCTGCAAAAGGCCGAGCAGACGCTCGACACGGTGGGTGACGCCGGCCCGATCTCGGCCGTCGGAACCGCCGCCGGCGCCCTCTTCTAG